The following is a genomic window from Solanum stenotomum isolate F172 chromosome 4, ASM1918654v1, whole genome shotgun sequence.
ACATTATAAAAgtatacatatattagttattgTTAGGTGACTTCGACTAGACAGTGCAATTTGGTAAACCAAAAGATGATTGAACTTATCCCTAATTGGCACAAGGAGACAACAACATTGATACATTTTTAGTCATAATTGaagtcattattttttttttgtagatatGCATGAAAACGAAATAATATTTGCCTACATAACTTTAACTTATTATAGGAAAAATCCAAACGTGACTTAAACATGTGGCacaaaaattcaaatacaaaaaaacatttgatataaaataattacacTAACTGACTAAAGTGGGCATCCATTAGGCCcctataaatttttaaatccTACTGTCATCATCCAATTATTCTTCTCTtagttttatttctttaattatattCCAAATCAGACCGCATTAATTTGACCTGAAATTATGTCCTTTTTCACCAAGGAGGACTAACAAATATATATGGAGTTATTAGGTACAACaaagaaattataataaaagaacATACCAAAAATTAATcacatttaaatttttgaaaaaaaaataatattaaaatatatagttaattGCAAAATTATGAGTTAGAATCCTGTGTTATTACTTTTATCAAATATGGGCGGAGCTAGAGGGAGAAGGAGTCGAAATCCagacatcatatcatatatataaaaaaataaaaatatgtatatatattgttgaaaattttgtatCACTTGcaattaaattattgaaatacATTATTGAAGTAACATGTAgtattcataaattaaaattgtatatgagttgatttttagtttttgctCTTTAAATGAATTGATCTTTTAAGTTTTGTCCTTAAATAATCGAACTTATATTTAGTAAGACGTAAGTTTTTTAGAATCTGAACTAATGCCATGACATAACTTGTAAGATATTAAAGGCGCAAATGACCCATGTATTAGACTATTAATGTAATATGCctagaaattaaaaataaaagatgatatACATGCATTATGTATTATTAACTACGAAGGATTATTTTATGCAAATTTTAGTTATGCTTGAATTAGTTATTTCTTTAGGTTCTAGAGTAATTTGTTTTTTTCGGTTATAAAATTTTAGTTATGAGCTAtgtgtttctttcttttttggaaaACTTAAATAAATCCCACGAATTTAAgagttaattacttagattACGTAtgttatcaaattttggtgccctagatacatgtatctcggatacatAAGGTCAAATTAAAGTGTAATTTATTGTAGATACATTGTACGTATGCAAGTGCATTCACACGTATCTGGGATACATGGCAAAACTCACTCACCTCCCTCCCATATCTACTTGCCACTCTCCCATGTATCtagtatctcagatacatgtgaaGCACTTCACAGACATATATCTAGTGTGATACACATGTATCTGGGAAACATACGAATTTCGCTCGTCTCTCTCCCTAAGTGTAAGATACTTAGAAAAcacttaattaatgataatatatataatattttgaaagtataaataataataataatatactatATAATAGTAAAGTATGTTTAATTACGtagtttttcctcttctttttacTTGAAATGGTAAGAACTCTTTTTCTACTCTGAATTGTTAAAAatgtctctttttatttttagtttgtaTCAACATATGTATCTaaggtgaaaagaaaaggtatTTTTTTAGATATAATGTTCCACGAATATTACcgtgttttttcttttacttttcactcatcaatttatttattgttgctGTAAAGTTATTAGACGTTTTTCGAtcaatatatgaatatatttatataagtcATTATcgattgattttttaatatttttatttatgaaaagaaaGATTTATATGGAGCGTGTAATTTAAACTTTGTGCTGATTGCAAGCAAAttcataggtatatatatatatttttttaaaaaaatatttctcagtCATATTGATACGATTTATGTTGTTAAggtatttattatatatttacacATAATATGTCAAGTTACTACTTGTTTTTTTGTCAGAATCATACttatataaaagataaaatataaactattgtaagaaaatgaaaattgttTATGATCATAATTTAGAAGAGTTATTTACtgatttaaatatatttggtAATAAACAAATTCCACTATCAAACTATATTAAAGTTGAACTGTATTTTTCACATTGATGAATAAATGTTAAACTTAAATGAAAATTATCAATATCGGTagtgattattttttaattacgataaaatagtcaaaatgacgaaaaagaatataaattcaacaaatcatttgaagaaaaagataagGTGCGTACAACAAATAGTAGCATATTcgagatataatatttatttatatcatttaaataaatacaatatttattttaataccAATTACTACTTCTTAATAATTTTAtcctaataaataattttattaatttatcacTAGATATACATACAAAAACGTacactaaactaatttaataaagCATAAAGAGATTATACGATTAACATTCAAGTTTCATGTTTTTCGATACTCCCTGTGTtttaattcatcatatatatttttttccttttttggaaagtcaatttaattgatttttaaagattaattaaattaatattttaaaattaaaaattacttttaaaaaattataaattataattattttcatatcaatacaataataaaatcTATCTTAAAGTATTTATCAAAATTAcataatttgaataattttttttaaaaaaatgaaaagtatctCATAAATTATGAGAGAAAGTAATAGAATAAGAAAGGAAATCAAAATCCAGAAAAGTATCTTTTGATTTCAATGCATTAAATTGCTTTTCTAGTTCTAAAGTTGACATAATCTTTTgccaaaataaaaagatttgggcattcaatttaaaataaattaagatacCATGCACTATTATAAATTAAGGTCTTGTTGAACTAATTAAAGTGCTGCTTAAAGATTTTGTTTAAGTGAAAATAATGGTACTTACTTTTAGAAATAAACTAGTGCTTACAAAATCACGACTTTTTTTCTGGTAAATTTGATTCATATCTTGTttggaacaaaaaaataaatattgatccCCAACTTATGTACCacaattcatttttcattttgaagttGAGAGTTTTCtacttaaaattataaaatatttgatcaaaTTAAGAGTACTTATAAGTTGTAAAATTATAAGTGGGAGGTTACTGACTTGTAACTTTTGACTGATTttagctcaaaaaaatttaacgTGTAAATAGGGATAGATTCGATATGGTATATAATgaattattatactatattaaaaattttgatatcaTAATTTTGGTATAGTATAtggtatatattttaaattttttggtattCAGCACgatatttgatatttagaaataacataTCAGAATAACGAATATCATACTGAAGTACATagttacataatatatatatatatgcaaccTAGTATTAGTATAAACTAAATACTTAGAAGTTGAAGTTGTGACTActctattttgattgaaatgtattttaaatgtaattgattaacaaaagtagttgtttgtactttcttttgaatatatatttctatatgtGTAGTGTGTTAATATGAATACAATTGAGAATTTTATTGAATTGTCGAAATCATAATACTCTTGAGTATATAATAATTGAAGTTGAACAAACTATGGATATCGATTTGCCATACCACAAACATCGAAATCgaactttaaaatatcaaaccatactaaattaaattaatatgatcATGATATAATGATTATAAAAACCGAATATCAAAATTacaataacaaaatttaaaataatgtaCCATACCACGCCCACCCTACATGGTGTAAGCAATTTTTGTGTTACcaaacacaaacaaaacaaaaaatccaTATAAACTAATTTGACAACCTATAAGGGTGTGTTTGGCTTGTAGGAAAACAAATTGCAcaatatttttcatgtttgattgaTAATATAAATCTATTACTTTCCTATTAAATTAAGAAACCATGTTTGCGCTCCACGCTCACTGTTTCCTCCACATCCTCCTATCAACCCACTTACTCTGATCATCACACACACCCACCCTTTTATCTTCACCTCTTGGTGTTTGCCtagattaaatataaaaaaattaaaataatattttttaacttagcAAATATCACgacaaaaaaagtaataatgattttgaacataatttttttttccttatttctcaagTGTTTCTCGAAACCATGATTGGTTACATATTAGAATGATTTTTAGGTTAATTTTTTAAGATGCGTTTCTCAAGTGAAATTTTTTCCCCACTTATAGAACTTCaaactttttctcaaataaattaTACGTTCAAACATACATAGCTTCAActtccaaatatatatataaaactccATTATACCTACTAAAAAATCACTGTTTTGGAGGGGAGATAGTAACTTTCATTGCCAAACTCCAAAAGAAACATGTCATTTTCAAAATGATTGACatgaaaaatatagtaaaagGTTTGGCAACTTAAGTTCCCAAATTCCCCAATCAGAAAGTACATGATCCCCATGTGCCTCAAGAGGTTCACATCCTAGCCAgctaacaaaatttaaaaaattatgccaTCCACATACAAAGATCATTATCACATTATTACTAAGTATTATTCAAGCAAACAATTGCATGTGgacaaaaatatgaaaactcaTAATGCTAATATTAACCATTTCCAGAGGGACAAAGTTGAACTAACATAACCAAACACCCCACATGTTAATCCACAAATCATACTTTGTTTTGGTTTACCATTATTTTTTGCAAGTTCCAAAATATCAAAAGCAATAGAAACATAGAAAAATAGTAACCACTACTATTTTTGCCTTTTCCCCAACACCCCCTACACCTTAAAATTTCCATGTCATGAATAGTAAATTATGTACTCTTCAAACACCAAACTTAATTCCTTGTCCTTCCTCTCCACAAAGATTTAAAGAATCAAAATTTTTCATGCTTTTTTTTAACCATATAGTTTTATAATACTAAAGTACCTTTTCATCATCATTGACCTCATGACCTTTTTCTTTGTCACATTTTTCTTGCAATTCATCACCTCCACCTTCTTTAGGACTCTCAACTAACAATGCCCTTTTCACTTGCTCCTCATCCTCAATTGTGttgtttttctttgatttaCCTGCATTATTATTACTCTTGTTGTCATTCCTCTCCGCTCTTGTCTTCAATGCTTCGAGTAATTCCCAGACCGCCTTGTCTTTATTCCTCCTGTTCTTGATTAACACCTCACTTATATCCGCGGGTGTCATTTCAGCTCGCCACATCACTTGCTCCAATTGATCTAATAATTCCTTCTCTACATCATCTTCGCTGTATCCCAAGTAATTCTTCAACAGAATCTTGAGTGCAGCGAAAGACGAATAGCTCATGTGAATGTGCATGTCCATTCTTCCAGACCTCAGCAACGCTGGATCAAGCTTCTCAATGTGATTCGTTGTGAAAACAAATATCCTCTCACTACCACAACACGACCATAAACCATCAGTAAAATTCAACAAACCCGATAGAGTTATAGTATTCCCACCACCATCTTCACTATTCGAACCACCAACACCGCCACTCCCAGGAGGTGAAACATTGTAACTGCTACTACTACTGCTGTTATTTTTCCTGTTAGTCAAATTGATAGAACAATCAATGTCTTCAATGACAATAATCGACTTCGAACTTGTTTTCATCAACAACTTCCTTAACTCGGAATTAGTATGCACTTCTGTTAATTCAAGATCATAAATATCATAACCAAGAAAATTAGCCATTGCAGCAATCATACTAGACTTGCCTGTACCTGGTGGTCCATAAAGAAGATAACCTCTTTTCCAAGCCCTGCCTGTTCTCTGATAAAAAGATTCCCCATTCGCAAAATCCAAAAGATCTGCCATAATCTCAGCCTTTTTCTGAGGATCCATAGCAAGTGTCTCAAAAGTACTGGGATGCTTAAACGGTACCGACTCCCAAGGATGACCTCTCGAATCAAGTGAACCTCCACGTGAATTCGTATACAGCAATCGATCCTGATTTTTTCTTCTGATTTCATTAGCTTTTTCCATAACGAAATCCAGATAAGCACCTAATACAAcagatttatcttttttcttagCTCGGAGAAGAAACCCCCTTTTTTCCTCCGGTAATGGCCGCCATGAAAATGTCTGTGAGTTTCTCGGAGTGACCACATGTTCCCAATGAACTTTAACGCCATTAAATGCATCTATTAGAGAATCGTTATTCGATAGCCCGAAAGTTATGCTGCTCGAATTGAGTCCTCTTGTTAGACTCAAACGATTACCGGTAACACAAGCGTAGCTGCTCAGGTAGAGCTGAACAGCGTTGTAAAGCTCGTTGGTGTTTACTCCGTCGATCTCCGTGATGTCGTAGTAGCAATAAGCGGAGAACCAGTTACAGATTCGATGAATGATTTTGAGAATGGCGAAACGAATCTCAGGTGGGAAAACTACTTGAAGAATGCTTTGACTGAATGCCCATACACCCATCATCGATGCCAACGTTGTCCATACCTCCTTCATCGTGTGCAACTTCTTCACTATAGAGTTTTTGGAAGAGAAAATAGTGTGCAACTTCTTCACTATAGAGGTGAATAGTGAAGAGAGAATAGTGTGCAACTTCTTTACTAGTTTTGAATCTAAGAAAGTGAAGAGAAAATAGTGTGCAACTTCTGAGCTATAGAAAagatatttgaagtttttttttgtacaatttTTATAGAAGGAAGGTTGGTGAGTGTTTTGTAAAAGTTTTTTTGGTTAAGAGAATTAAAGAAAGAGGCAAAAAGGTACTGAAAAGGTGTGAGGTTTTTTGTTTTGAGAAGGGAATTGTGAAGAGAGTTGGCTGGCAATGACTAATAAGAGACTATCAGAAAAAGAGATACTGTCTACAAGTAAGAAGATACTCTTTTCAGTccaaatttaagtttttttttttattttaattgaatactaaatttaaaaatggaaaaaatgtaaatatgtctctaatttttactatttagagtaaaaacgaaaaaaagtaaatatgtCCTGATTTAATTTTCATTGTCATAATTTTCTAGTCAAACGATatgaattttgattaaattaaatttaaaaataaaaaaaaggtaaatatgTCTCGCAATTTTACTATTTAGAGTAAAAACGGAAAAAAGGTAAATACTTTCTCCGTTCAATTTTAAttgtcaaaattttgaatttcagaGTCAAACAATATGAAGTTAGACTAACtttaactaaaatttaaaaatggaaaaaaggtaaatatgtctctaaattttactttttagagtaaaaatggaaaaaagttaAATACTCCTACCGTTCAATTTTAGTTGtcagaatttatttattttagagtcaaataatatgaactttgactaacatttaaacatatattttttcattatattgatataaaaattataatttatagtatttttttaaatagcttTTGTATATGTAACtttttattctaaaatattgaattaatacaatctaatttagtttttaaaattaggaaaaaaataattttcgaAAAACCAacataacaaactaaaaagaaaatatctttaaatttcACGTACTATTTAGAGGGAAGAATTtgatgtatatttattttttatagtctaaatatatttattgaattaaaaaaattgatttcacGAGTAAAGAATAtgatgtatatttattttttatagtctatatatatttattgaattaaaaatataaaaaaatgatttatttttaattccaaaaatatcACATGATTCTAAAAATTACCTCACTCATTTGTTTTACACTCTAAACCCAACCCAAATGGAAAAAAAACTTAATCACTCTTTTActcaatcataaaataaatttgcatCGAATCTGaataaaagaagaattaaaCAATTCAATATGTTAATGAAAAGGATAAACctacatcaattttttttattgagagAAATATTCACTCTAAATCATAGAATAGAGGAGTATATTTACCCATTTAATTGTACAATTTTTCTTgatactaaataaaaaaataaggataaaactTACCCGTATCGGATGTAACACCAATTCAATATATGCATGTCAtatgtttaaatttataattcattttacttaactttaattaattaatgtgtattttactttattaaatcaCATAATAATAGAAATTGCATTAGTTTGGTGTATACGCCTGATACGGTTAAATTGAAAAGATGGATAATACAAAACAATGGGACCCTCAGTGACTGACAGACAGAAAGAGGGAATAGAGGGTGGGGGATGagtctgaaaaaataaaacaaaaagatgTTTTGGATGGGCAAGTGTGAGTTGGTTCTGAATAGATCAAAGATGGGACCTAATATTATAGACTTGGACTTTAGTGAGCTACACTAactttttcttctaaattttaccctttttttcatcttcttatATCTCATAATGGAAAACTAGAATCAGCTTCTTCACTTTCCATCTATCATTTCTTCTCTTCATGGTAAGGTGCattatcatttttaaaatttttatttttggtttttttaaaaaatattttatgttatatCTTTCGTTTCAATTTAATTGATATAGTCTGACTAAAcacaaaattttagaaatataaaaatagttTGTAACATCTTTGTTACATAAGTGAAATCCAACATGAGTAAATGTTGATAGTGTTAATTAGTCATATCATGTgttttattagtattatattagatttcttattgtttttgttgtgaAATCGCTCATTATCCACTACACGCATAGTTACTAGATACTCATGAAGAAGCACATTACAATAATTGTATACTTCTAACCGGAATCCTATTAAAAATGGGAGTGAATAGATTAATTTGAATCCATATGGAATTATTATCTCATGTCCATTCTATATTTTGTCCTTGATTGACGATAATAGACATATTAATACGAATAATCTATGTAGCTTCAACATTTCTTGACTAGTTATGAAatatatgtcaaattaaaaaatatgtatttgatgtagtttcttttttgtatttatgCACTTAATGATTATATGGATctgatctttttattttgtgtacCTAAACAGTTCTTCTATGAATTTGATaaggtattttttttatgtatctgATATCTACTTAATCATTAGATGTATATGATCTGTTCATTTTgtgtatttgaatttatttattttatgtatcttatatagtttattttatGCATCTCATAAAACTTACCGCAAAGTCAATGAACATGAAGAAGGAACAAATGCTTGAAGgagaaattaaataaatgaatttaaatttatatatccTTTACCGTATGACGTATGTTATCAATATCGTGCAATCCCTGGTTATCAGAGTTGGACCACGTGCCCCCgttaactttgaaaaattacgtgtatatatatatatatatatatatatatatatatatatatatatacacacacactttGAGATAGACATATATTTTACTAGGCATCAAAGACACCAAATTTATTGGGTGTTGGTTCAACCGTCACACCCTCCCGAGGTAAAGGGACTGAGTTCGAATCTCATTTACtacttttcttgttctttttttcgtttttatctatgaaacttaaaatatatattttcgtTTTTATCTTCAACCTTGCGACCTCATGGTGCAATAAAGTTCAAACTATCACTCCACAAAGCAAACTTTTTTCTAGTAGAGTcatttaattcatatttatatgtcagtacattaattttatatttaataaaattatcataagAATTGACATTGAATTACATGTTTTAACTAACATGCATCAACTGTTGATGGTCTTTAAATCATGGGTTCGCCTCAGTTCATCATTGAGAAATGGAAACACCTCAAGGTTGAATGAATTTAAATCGAAGCAAAATTAGTGAAGAGGTAGACA
Proteins encoded in this region:
- the LOC125861815 gene encoding AAA-ATPase At5g57480-like isoform X2, whose protein sequence is MKEVWTTLASMMGVWAFSQSILQVVFPPEIRFAILKIIHRICNWFSAYCYYDITEIDGVNTNELYNAVQLYLSSYACVTGNRLSLTRGLNSSSITFGLSNNDSLIDAFNGVKVHWEHVVTPRNSQTFSWRPLPEEKRGFLLRAKKKDKSVVLGAYLDFVMEKANEIRRKNQDRLLYTNSRGGSLDSRGHPWESVPFKHPSTFETLAMDPQKKAEIMADLLDFANGESFYQRTGRAWKRGYLLYGPPEVHTNSELRKLLMKTSSKSIIVIEDIDCSINLTNRKNNSSSSSSYNVSPPGSGGVGGSNSEDGGGNTITLSGLLNFTDGLWSCCGSERIFVFTTNHIEKLDPALLRSGRMDMHIHMSYSSFAALKILLKNYLGYSEDDVEKELLDQLEQVMWRAEMTPADISEVLIKNRRNKDKAVWELLEALKTRAERNDNKSNNNAGKSKKNNTIEDEEQVKRALLVESPKEGGGDELQEKCDKEKGHEVNDDEKANTKR
- the LOC125861815 gene encoding AAA-ATPase At5g57480-like isoform X1 encodes the protein MKEVWTTLASMMGVWAFSQSILQVVFPPEIRFAILKIIHRICNWFSAYCYYDITEIDGVNTNELYNAVQLYLSSYACVTGNRLSLTRGLNSSSITFGLSNNDSLIDAFNGVKVHWEHVVTPRNSQTFSWRPLPEEKRGFLLRAKKKDKSVVLGAYLDFVMEKANEIRRKNQDRLLYTNSRGGSLDSRGHPWESVPFKHPSTFETLAMDPQKKAEIMADLLDFANGESFYQRTGRAWKRGYLLYGPPGTGKSSMIAAMANFLGYDIYDLELTEVHTNSELRKLLMKTSSKSIIVIEDIDCSINLTNRKNNSSSSSSYNVSPPGSGGVGGSNSEDGGGNTITLSGLLNFTDGLWSCCGSERIFVFTTNHIEKLDPALLRSGRMDMHIHMSYSSFAALKILLKNYLGYSEDDVEKELLDQLEQVMWRAEMTPADISEVLIKNRRNKDKAVWELLEALKTRAERNDNKSNNNAGKSKKNNTIEDEEQVKRALLVESPKEGGGDELQEKCDKEKGHEVNDDEKANTKR